The proteins below are encoded in one region of Nakamurella flava:
- a CDS encoding Ppx/GppA family phosphatase codes for MASSDRLRVGAIDCGTNSIRLLVADLPTTGVGDGGPPLVEVHREMRVVRLGEGVDATGRLSPAAIDRTQRALTDYAGTLRQTGATRVRMAATSASRDADNTADFVAMVRDVLGQDPEVITGTEEAALSFTGAVGELDPATGPFLVVDIGGGSTELVTGERVAGAAGGLTTRLFGAISIDLGCVRLTERLLHSDPPTASERGSAVRWVREQLSRGLDAIPLADGAGTVVRRFVPVAGTATTVAAAALGLTTYDADRIHLSTVGFDRTREVAEFFLGATRADRAALGYMHPGRVDVIGGGALILAILADLVAERTGLQAMTVSEHDILDGLALSLG; via the coding sequence GTGGCATCGTCCGACCGGCTCCGCGTCGGGGCGATCGACTGCGGCACCAATTCGATCCGGCTGCTCGTCGCCGACCTGCCGACCACTGGGGTCGGCGACGGCGGCCCACCGCTTGTCGAGGTGCATCGCGAGATGCGGGTCGTCCGGCTGGGGGAGGGGGTCGACGCGACCGGCCGCCTGTCGCCCGCGGCGATCGACCGGACCCAGCGGGCGCTGACCGACTACGCCGGCACGCTGCGGCAGACGGGGGCGACGCGGGTGCGGATGGCCGCCACCTCGGCCAGCCGCGACGCCGACAACACCGCGGACTTCGTCGCCATGGTGCGCGACGTCCTGGGTCAGGATCCCGAGGTCATCACCGGTACCGAGGAGGCCGCGCTCTCCTTCACCGGAGCGGTCGGCGAGCTCGACCCCGCGACCGGCCCGTTCCTGGTGGTCGACATCGGCGGCGGTTCGACCGAGCTGGTGACCGGTGAACGCGTGGCCGGTGCCGCCGGCGGCCTGACCACCCGGCTCTTCGGGGCGATCAGCATCGACCTGGGCTGCGTACGGCTGACCGAACGGCTGCTGCACTCCGATCCGCCGACGGCGTCGGAACGCGGGTCCGCGGTGCGCTGGGTCCGTGAGCAGCTGTCCCGCGGCCTGGACGCGATTCCCCTGGCCGACGGCGCGGGCACGGTCGTCCGGCGGTTCGTGCCGGTCGCCGGGACCGCGACCACGGTGGCCGCCGCCGCCCTGGGGCTGACGACCTACGACGCCGATCGCATCCACCTGAGCACCGTCGGCTTCGACCGGACCCGCGAGGTGGCGGAGTTCTTCCTGGGCGCCACCCGGGCCGACCGGGCGGCGCTGGGCTACATGCATCCCGGCCGGGTCGACGTCATCGGTGGCGGGGCCCTGATCCTCGCGATCCTGGCGGATCTGGTGGCCGAACGGACCGGGCTGCAGGCGATGACGGTGTCCGAACACGACATCCTCGACGGGCTGGCGTTGTCGCTCGGTTGA
- the eno gene encoding phosphopyruvate hydratase, with translation MAAIELIGAREILDSRGNPTVEVEVALDDGSLARAAVPSGASTGEHEAVELRDGDNERYLGKGVLKAVESVLEEIGPELIGYDAIEQRVIDQKLIDIDGTPDKGRIGANAILGVSLAVAKAAAESAELELFRYIGGPNAHILPVPMMNIINGGAHADSGVDVQEFMIAPIGASTFREALRWGAETYHSLKSVLKKAGYSTALGDEGGFAPALKDSRAALDTISEAITKAGFTFGTDIVLAMDVAATELYSDGSYRFEGTQKSSDEMIAYWTDLVNSYPIVSIEDPLDENDWDGWVSMTTQLGGKVQIVGDDLFVTNPERLEDGIAKGAANALLVKVNQIGTLSETLDAVTLAHSSGYRCMMSHRSGETEDTTIADLAVATGCGQIKTGAPARSERVAKYNQLLRIEENLGDAARYLGELAFPRYTPAS, from the coding sequence GTGGCGGCCATCGAACTCATCGGCGCACGTGAAATTCTCGACTCCCGTGGCAATCCCACGGTCGAGGTCGAGGTCGCTCTGGACGACGGCTCGCTGGCCCGGGCCGCGGTCCCGTCCGGCGCCTCCACCGGCGAACACGAGGCCGTCGAACTGCGGGACGGCGACAACGAGCGGTACCTGGGCAAGGGTGTCCTCAAGGCCGTCGAGTCGGTCCTGGAGGAGATCGGACCGGAGCTCATCGGTTACGACGCCATCGAGCAGCGCGTCATCGACCAGAAGCTCATCGACATCGACGGCACCCCGGACAAGGGCCGGATCGGCGCGAACGCCATCCTCGGCGTGTCCCTCGCGGTGGCCAAGGCCGCGGCCGAGTCGGCCGAGCTGGAGCTGTTCCGCTACATCGGCGGACCGAACGCGCACATCCTGCCGGTGCCGATGATGAACATCATCAACGGCGGGGCGCACGCCGACTCCGGCGTCGACGTCCAGGAGTTCATGATCGCCCCGATCGGTGCGAGCACCTTCCGCGAGGCGCTGCGCTGGGGCGCGGAGACCTACCACTCGCTGAAGTCCGTCCTGAAGAAGGCCGGCTACTCGACCGCGCTGGGCGACGAGGGCGGTTTCGCCCCGGCGCTCAAGGACAGCCGGGCCGCGCTCGACACCATCTCCGAGGCCATCACCAAGGCCGGGTTCACCTTCGGCACCGACATCGTGCTGGCCATGGACGTCGCCGCCACCGAGCTCTACTCGGACGGCTCGTACCGGTTCGAGGGCACGCAGAAGTCGTCCGACGAGATGATCGCGTACTGGACCGACCTGGTGAACAGCTACCCGATCGTCTCGATCGAGGACCCGCTGGACGAGAACGACTGGGACGGCTGGGTGTCCATGACCACCCAGCTCGGCGGCAAGGTGCAGATCGTCGGCGACGACCTGTTCGTCACCAACCCGGAGCGGCTCGAGGACGGCATCGCCAAGGGTGCGGCCAACGCGCTGCTGGTCAAGGTCAACCAGATCGGCACCCTGTCCGAGACGCTGGACGCCGTCACCCTGGCCCACAGCTCCGGCTACCGCTGCATGATGAGCCACCGCTCCGGCGAGACCGAGGACACCACCATCGCCGACCTCGCGGTGGCCACCGGTTGCGGCCAGATCAAGACCGGCGCCCCGGCCCGGTCCGAGCGCGTGGCCAAGTACAACCAGCTGCTGCGCATCGAGGAGAACCTCGGCGACGCCGCCCGCTACCTGGGTGAGCTGGCCTTCCCGCGGTACACCCCGGCGTCCTGA
- a CDS encoding GNAT family N-acetyltransferase, which yields MDEWVSLFHLQPAPANPFLHPVWVLGWLRTYDLESALVLVRRTDTGALVGVAPMFVQQLSVGPVKAARRMIPVGCGFSSPLEMPGRLAAPGWGREVSRMVVGATIGDPSADWCEISLGEDQGWFEPEWAFGDAPVSFGEHVRSRACVMLTVESTWAATRSALKRNVKESIRRSTNRLAKHPGCTEVRELTGADLDRAALDRFLDLHRSRSANDSSGIDHHDAYADVRHRELLRTVLPVLAREGLASMFELVIDGEVVAAQLALRAPGTAYVHSSGFLPSVWNLGPTTLLQSEVVRTAVERGDAMVNFSPGPSVSKLRWSETLWVGHDFAYGAGGRSLAARYGVFGALSTVKAARHAMQFTRRQRKSTQPPAAPSAGRSVEVGSPSVPAADGPSPRQVAGLVRTG from the coding sequence ATGGACGAGTGGGTGTCGCTGTTCCACCTGCAGCCGGCTCCGGCCAATCCGTTCCTGCACCCGGTGTGGGTGCTGGGCTGGCTGCGCACCTACGACCTGGAGTCCGCGCTCGTCCTGGTGCGGCGGACGGACACCGGTGCGCTCGTCGGGGTGGCCCCGATGTTCGTCCAGCAGCTGTCGGTCGGCCCGGTCAAGGCGGCGCGACGGATGATCCCCGTCGGGTGCGGTTTCAGCTCTCCGTTGGAGATGCCCGGCCGGCTGGCGGCCCCGGGGTGGGGCCGCGAGGTCTCCCGCATGGTGGTCGGGGCGACGATCGGCGACCCGTCGGCCGACTGGTGCGAGATCTCGCTGGGGGAGGACCAGGGCTGGTTCGAGCCCGAATGGGCCTTCGGGGACGCCCCGGTCTCGTTCGGTGAGCACGTCCGGTCCCGGGCCTGCGTGATGTTGACGGTGGAGTCGACCTGGGCGGCGACGCGGTCGGCGCTGAAGCGGAACGTCAAGGAGAGCATCCGGCGCAGCACGAACCGCCTCGCGAAGCACCCGGGATGCACCGAGGTCCGTGAGCTCACCGGCGCGGACCTCGACCGGGCGGCCCTGGATCGGTTCCTCGACCTGCACCGCAGCCGATCGGCGAACGACTCGTCGGGCATCGACCACCACGACGCCTATGCCGACGTCCGTCACCGGGAGTTGCTCCGTACCGTGCTGCCTGTGCTGGCCCGTGAGGGTCTGGCTTCGATGTTCGAACTGGTCATCGACGGCGAGGTGGTGGCCGCCCAGTTGGCTCTGCGGGCGCCCGGCACCGCCTACGTGCATTCCTCGGGATTCCTGCCGTCCGTGTGGAACCTCGGCCCCACCACGCTGCTGCAGTCCGAGGTCGTCCGGACGGCGGTGGAGCGGGGCGACGCCATGGTCAACTTCTCGCCCGGTCCGAGCGTGTCGAAGCTGAGGTGGAGCGAAACCCTGTGGGTCGGACACGATTTCGCCTACGGCGCGGGCGGGCGATCGCTGGCCGCCCGCTACGGAGTCTTCGGTGCGCTCAGCACCGTCAAGGCTGCGCGTCACGCGATGCAGTTCACCCGCCGGCAGCGGAAGTCGACGCAACCCCCGGCCGCCCCGTCCGCCGGGCGGTCGGTGGAGGTCGGATCACCGTCCGTACCGGCCGCTGACGGTCCGTCGCCCCGGCAGGTCGCCGGTCTGGTCCGCACCGGCTGA
- a CDS encoding glycoside hydrolase family 26 protein: MTMSPQRRRAADPPPPPTAAHGGRRASTRLLAVLGLVVTVLAGLVTTQFPATAASAPAGIQLSAAASVDDGDSSLVYSGRGWDTCTRAWSGCNLTASLERYRFATAAGDTVTLRFTGTGVRLFAFKEPQGGIGSVRIDGVSRDVDYYARSQTLTEVFSAQSLTSGDHTLTLSWTGRRGNGSSANINLDRIEITDGVPSASPTPTTSTPVPTTAPSTTSPAPTTPTTPPTSTPSTTTPPTTTAPTTGNPSTGDRAWLSGGSGAGMGDGSFGAWRGSPTPIATTWSDTDFDNASHAYQFYPGQDYQNWTGSIDWSPGALWGASWSTAASGALDDKWIAMMKNARSTWTSKSRGTFYIRFAHEMNGNWFQHSVRASEINDFKTAWQRMARIKQAYFPEAKLVFNTNANTVQSPYYDWRQLWPGDAYVDVYATDFYSQHWKFPMFDGTGAPLQLEAHRQFAAAHGKPFAVPEWGINMDSGGDQPAYIQFMYDFFSRNGGTGGGKLLYECYFNYLYANNQYSLFPSNRTRAPQSAALYQKLF, from the coding sequence ATGACGATGAGCCCCCAGCGACGGCGTGCCGCCGACCCGCCCCCGCCCCCCACCGCGGCCCATGGTGGCCGCCGCGCGAGCACTCGACTGCTCGCCGTTCTCGGCCTCGTCGTGACCGTGCTGGCCGGGTTGGTGACGACTCAATTTCCCGCCACCGCCGCGTCGGCGCCCGCCGGCATCCAGCTGTCGGCCGCTGCCTCGGTCGACGACGGCGATTCCTCGCTGGTCTACTCGGGACGCGGTTGGGACACCTGCACCCGCGCCTGGTCCGGATGCAACCTCACCGCATCCCTGGAGCGGTACCGATTCGCCACCGCCGCCGGCGACACGGTCACCCTGCGGTTCACGGGGACCGGCGTGCGACTGTTCGCCTTCAAGGAGCCGCAGGGCGGTATCGGCTCCGTGCGCATCGACGGGGTCAGCCGAGACGTCGACTACTACGCCCGCAGCCAGACGCTGACCGAGGTGTTCTCCGCCCAGTCACTGACCTCGGGCGACCACACCCTGACGCTGAGCTGGACCGGCCGCCGCGGCAACGGATCCTCGGCCAACATCAACCTCGACCGCATCGAGATCACCGACGGCGTTCCCTCGGCGTCCCCGACGCCGACCACGTCGACACCGGTGCCCACCACCGCGCCCTCGACGACGTCACCGGCCCCGACAACGCCCACGACTCCCCCGACCAGCACCCCCTCCACGACGACTCCCCCCACCACCACGGCTCCGACCACCGGCAATCCGTCCACCGGGGACCGGGCGTGGCTCTCGGGTGGTAGCGGAGCCGGTATGGGCGACGGGTCCTTCGGAGCCTGGCGGGGTAGTCCTACCCCGATCGCGACGACCTGGTCCGACACCGACTTCGACAACGCTTCGCACGCCTACCAGTTCTATCCCGGCCAGGACTACCAGAACTGGACCGGTTCGATCGACTGGTCCCCCGGTGCCCTGTGGGGTGCGAGCTGGTCGACCGCGGCCTCGGGCGCGCTGGACGACAAGTGGATCGCGATGATGAAGAACGCGCGGTCGACCTGGACCAGCAAGTCGCGCGGCACCTTCTACATCCGCTTCGCCCACGAGATGAACGGCAACTGGTTCCAGCATTCCGTGCGGGCCTCGGAGATCAACGACTTCAAGACCGCCTGGCAGCGCATGGCCCGCATCAAGCAGGCCTACTTCCCGGAGGCCAAGCTGGTCTTCAACACCAACGCCAACACCGTGCAGTCCCCCTATTACGACTGGCGGCAGCTCTGGCCCGGTGACGCCTACGTCGACGTGTACGCCACGGACTTCTACTCCCAGCACTGGAAGTTCCCGATGTTCGACGGCACCGGCGCCCCGCTCCAGCTCGAAGCCCACCGTCAGTTCGCCGCGGCCCACGGCAAGCCGTTCGCCGTTCCCGAGTGGGGCATCAACATGGACTCGGGCGGGGATCAGCCGGCCTACATCCAGTTCATGTACGACTTCTTCAGTCGCAACGGTGGAACCGGAGGCGGGAAGCTGCTCTACGAGTGCTACTTCAACTACCTCTACGCCAACAACCAGTACTCGTTGTTCCCGTCCAACCGGACCCGGGCCCCGCAGTCGGCGGCGCTGTACCAGAAGTTGTTCTGA
- the metX gene encoding homoserine O-acetyltransferase MetX, translating into MDRPTSAMTSVHRSGGDPVVAVGPVTGGRPADRPDAGTDRWFADLGRLTVEDGTTLPALTVAYEQWGRLNARRDNAVLVLHALTGDSHVVGPAGPQQPTPGWWDGLIGPGAPLDTDRLYVLAANVLGGCRGTTGPSSPAPDGRPWGSRFPRITVRDQVAAEVAFADHLGIERFHTVVGGSMGGMRAVEWAVGHPDRVARSVAIATGAAFSGDQIAWSTPQLDAIRLDPEFRGGDYYPGAGPVRGMAVARQIAHATYRSALELDVRFGRDPQPAVDGAAEQFAVQSYLRHHGRKLGRRFDPNSYLVLTEAMNSHDIGRGRGGITAALHRITAELTVAVVDSDRLFPPAQGEVLATAPACRALHVLHSEYGHDGFLIEAGAVADVVRDAVGN; encoded by the coding sequence GTGGACAGACCGACCTCGGCGATGACGTCGGTGCATCGGTCCGGTGGCGACCCCGTGGTCGCCGTCGGGCCGGTGACCGGCGGTCGCCCGGCCGACCGACCGGACGCCGGGACCGACCGCTGGTTCGCCGATCTCGGCCGACTGACGGTCGAGGACGGCACCACGCTGCCCGCCCTCACCGTGGCCTACGAGCAGTGGGGGCGCCTGAACGCCCGGCGCGACAACGCCGTGCTGGTGCTGCACGCGTTGACCGGGGACAGCCACGTCGTCGGGCCGGCCGGACCCCAGCAGCCGACCCCGGGCTGGTGGGACGGGTTGATCGGCCCCGGCGCCCCGCTGGACACCGACCGGCTCTACGTCCTGGCCGCCAACGTGCTGGGCGGCTGCCGGGGGACCACCGGCCCGTCGTCCCCGGCGCCGGACGGCCGGCCGTGGGGATCGCGATTCCCGCGGATCACCGTCCGCGACCAGGTGGCCGCCGAGGTCGCCTTCGCCGACCACCTGGGCATCGAGCGGTTCCACACCGTCGTCGGCGGGTCGATGGGCGGGATGCGAGCCGTGGAGTGGGCGGTCGGTCATCCCGACCGGGTCGCCCGATCGGTCGCCATCGCCACCGGCGCGGCCTTCAGCGGCGACCAGATCGCCTGGAGCACACCGCAACTCGACGCGATCCGACTCGACCCCGAGTTCCGCGGCGGCGACTACTACCCCGGCGCCGGACCGGTGCGGGGGATGGCGGTGGCCCGCCAGATCGCCCACGCCACCTACCGCAGCGCGCTCGAGCTCGACGTGCGCTTCGGCCGTGACCCGCAGCCGGCCGTCGACGGTGCCGCCGAACAGTTCGCCGTGCAGTCCTACCTGCGCCACCACGGCCGCAAGCTCGGCCGCCGCTTCGACCCGAACTCCTACCTGGTGCTCACCGAGGCGATGAACTCCCACGACATCGGCCGGGGCCGCGGGGGCATCACCGCCGCCCTGCACCGCATCACGGCCGAGCTGACCGTTGCGGTGGTGGATTCCGATCGCCTGTTCCCGCCCGCCCAGGGCGAGGTGCTGGCCACCGCCCCCGCCTGCCGGGCACTGCACGTCCTGCACTCGGAGTACGGCCACGACGGTTTCCTCATCGAAGCCGGGGCCGTCGCGGATGTCGTCCGGGATGCCGTCGGCAACTGA
- a CDS encoding bifunctional o-acetylhomoserine/o-acetylserine sulfhydrylase: MSTNWSFDTRQIHAGQQPDPTTKARALPIYQTTSYAFDSSEHGRKLFALEELGNIYTRIMNPTQAVVEDRIASLEGGVGALLLASGQAAESVAILTIAQAGDHVVSSPRLYGGTYNLFHYTLPKLGITVDFVDDPDDLESWRAAIKPNTKALYGETISNPLLDVLDIAGVAGVAHEAGVPLIVDNTVPTPWLIRPIEHGADIVVQSATKYLGGHGTAIGGVIVDSGNFDWQADPGRFPGFNNPDPSYNNLVWGRDLGPEGLFKANVAFIFKARLQLLRDVGPAISPFNAFLISQGIETLSLRVERHNANAEAVARWLADRPEVESVSYPALESSRWNHLQRKYAPRGGGPIVSFEIKGGVAAGAAFSDALELFTNLANIGDVRSLVIHPASTTHGQLSPEEQLTTGVTPGLIRLAVGIEGIDDILADLEAGFRAAKQD, from the coding sequence ATGAGCACCAACTGGTCCTTCGACACGCGTCAGATCCATGCCGGCCAGCAGCCCGACCCCACCACCAAGGCGCGGGCGCTGCCGATCTACCAGACGACGTCGTACGCCTTCGACTCGTCCGAGCACGGCCGCAAGCTGTTCGCGCTCGAGGAACTCGGCAACATCTACACCCGGATCATGAACCCGACCCAGGCCGTGGTCGAGGATCGCATCGCCTCCCTGGAGGGTGGGGTAGGGGCGCTGCTGCTCGCGTCCGGGCAGGCCGCCGAGAGCGTCGCCATCCTCACCATCGCCCAGGCCGGCGACCATGTCGTTTCCTCGCCGCGTCTCTACGGCGGCACCTACAACCTGTTCCACTACACGCTGCCCAAGCTCGGCATCACCGTCGACTTCGTCGACGATCCGGACGATCTCGAGTCCTGGCGGGCCGCGATCAAGCCCAACACCAAGGCGCTGTACGGCGAGACCATCTCCAACCCCCTGCTCGACGTGCTCGACATCGCCGGGGTCGCGGGCGTCGCCCATGAGGCCGGGGTGCCGCTGATCGTCGACAACACGGTGCCCACGCCCTGGCTGATCCGGCCGATCGAGCACGGCGCCGACATCGTCGTCCAGTCGGCGACCAAGTACCTGGGCGGGCACGGCACCGCGATCGGCGGCGTCATCGTCGACTCGGGGAACTTCGACTGGCAGGCCGACCCGGGGCGCTTCCCCGGCTTCAACAACCCCGACCCCAGCTACAACAACCTGGTCTGGGGGCGCGACCTCGGCCCGGAGGGCCTGTTCAAGGCCAACGTGGCGTTCATCTTCAAGGCCCGGCTGCAGCTGCTCCGCGACGTCGGCCCGGCCATCTCGCCGTTCAACGCGTTCCTCATCTCGCAGGGCATCGAGACGCTGTCGCTGCGGGTCGAGCGGCACAACGCCAACGCCGAGGCGGTGGCCCGCTGGCTGGCCGACCGGCCTGAGGTCGAGTCGGTGTCCTACCCGGCGTTGGAGTCCAGCCGGTGGAACCACCTGCAGCGCAAGTACGCCCCCCGGGGCGGCGGGCCCATCGTCTCCTTCGAGATCAAGGGCGGGGTGGCGGCCGGCGCGGCGTTCAGCGACGCGCTCGAGCTGTTCACCAACCTGGCCAACATCGGTGACGTCCGCTCGCTGGTCATCCACCCGGCGTCGACCACGCACGGCCAGCTCAGCCCGGAGGAGCAGCTGACCACCGGTGTCACCCCGGGCCTGATCCGGTTGGCCGTCGGCATCGAGGGGATCGACGACATCCTCGCCGACCTGGAGGCCGGCTTCCGGGCGGCCAAGCAGGACTGA
- a CDS encoding DUF501 domain-containing protein, protein MKWQPVTPADVDALTSELGRAPRGLLAVAYRCDHQVPAVVQTSPRLPDGSPFPTLYYLCCRALNSAVGRMEAEGVMREMTERLDHDPELAAAYQVAHEQYLAQRNAIDDLGIDVTAGGMPTRVKCLHVLVAHSLAVGRGINPLGDEAVDRLPDFFRGATPCARLDPSDPDPGSGGSAGTNV, encoded by the coding sequence ATGAAGTGGCAGCCGGTGACCCCGGCCGATGTCGACGCACTGACCTCCGAGCTGGGTCGCGCCCCCCGCGGCCTGCTGGCCGTCGCCTACCGCTGTGACCACCAGGTGCCGGCGGTCGTGCAGACCAGCCCGCGGCTGCCTGACGGCAGCCCGTTCCCGACCCTGTACTACCTGTGCTGTCGCGCGCTGAACTCGGCGGTGGGCCGGATGGAGGCCGAGGGGGTCATGCGGGAGATGACCGAACGGTTGGACCACGACCCGGAACTGGCCGCGGCCTACCAGGTCGCCCACGAGCAGTACCTCGCGCAGCGCAACGCCATCGACGACCTCGGCATCGACGTCACGGCCGGCGGCATGCCGACGCGGGTCAAGTGCCTGCACGTGCTGGTCGCGCACTCCCTCGCCGTCGGCCGGGGGATCAACCCGCTGGGCGACGAGGCCGTCGACCGGCTCCCCGACTTCTTCCGCGGGGCGACCCCGTGCGCGCGCCTCGACCCGTCCGACCCCGACCCCGGCTCCGGCGGATCGGCCGGGACGAATGTCTGA
- a CDS encoding glycosyltransferase family 2 protein: MRTTAIIATVGRAVLAEQLAALAEQVTGPDQIVVVHNGVPGAVDAVIDRWRDALPVLELIEVPSDRTVAAARNAGAQQARFDGLLFLDDDDVVAPGYTAAVAAALDGADIVAAHIDLDALNRPRLRAGWGDMQSHGPMTHHDFLPWSSGCALSVRRAAFDQVGGFDESLTVTEDTDLCWRMQLAGARPVVFAADAVVHYRLRDRPVPAFRQARQWAMGEAELTARFENFGLRPRSIRDALRWKEIRRWARPVSTVVTARHRDDLVVASRSLGGCVGRLQGARRGNQLVRRVEVRSGSGR; encoded by the coding sequence ATGAGGACGACGGCGATCATCGCCACCGTGGGGCGTGCTGTCCTGGCCGAGCAACTGGCGGCGCTCGCGGAGCAGGTCACCGGACCCGATCAGATCGTCGTCGTCCACAACGGGGTCCCCGGGGCCGTCGACGCCGTCATCGATCGGTGGCGCGACGCCCTGCCGGTGCTGGAATTGATCGAGGTCCCGTCCGACCGGACGGTGGCCGCCGCGCGCAACGCCGGTGCGCAGCAGGCCAGATTCGACGGCCTGCTCTTCCTCGACGACGACGACGTCGTGGCGCCCGGGTACACGGCGGCCGTCGCCGCCGCCCTGGACGGGGCCGACATCGTCGCCGCCCACATCGACCTGGATGCCTTGAACCGGCCCCGGTTGCGGGCCGGCTGGGGTGACATGCAGTCGCACGGGCCGATGACCCACCACGATTTCCTGCCCTGGTCGTCGGGTTGCGCGCTCTCGGTGCGGCGCGCGGCTTTCGACCAGGTCGGCGGGTTCGACGAGAGCCTGACCGTCACGGAGGACACCGACCTGTGTTGGCGGATGCAGCTCGCCGGCGCCCGCCCGGTCGTCTTCGCCGCCGATGCGGTCGTGCACTACCGGTTGCGCGATCGACCCGTTCCGGCCTTTCGTCAGGCCCGGCAGTGGGCGATGGGGGAGGCGGAGCTCACTGCTCGCTTCGAGAACTTCGGTCTGCGGCCCCGCTCGATACGGGACGCGTTGCGGTGGAAGGAGATTCGCCGCTGGGCTCGGCCGGTCAGCACGGTGGTGACCGCCCGGCACCGGGATGATCTCGTCGTCGCGTCCCGTTCCCTCGGTGGTTGCGTCGGCCGACTGCAGGGGGCGCGACGCGGAAACCAGCTGGTCCGCCGGGTGGAGGTCAGGTCCGGCAGCGGCCGGTGA
- the fgd gene encoding glucose-6-phosphate dehydrogenase (coenzyme-F420): protein MGIRLGYKASAEQFGPNDLIRFSVTAEEQGFDSVFISDHLQPWRHDGGHAPAALPWLGAVGARTERLLLGTSVLTPTFRYHPAVIAQAFATLGLLYPERVILGVGSGESLNEVALGLEWPDGKERFARLKEAVTLIKKLWTEDRVTFDGTFYSTDKATIYDKPTQPVPLYIGASGPAATRLAGRVADGFITTSGKAPELYSETLLPALAEGAGKIGRTLSDLDLLIEMKVSFDPDADRALADTANWAALALSPEQKSGVEDPIEMQRLADELPVEKAASRWIVSTDPDEHVEKIRRYLDLGFTHLVFHAPGEDQERFLRLYGEHVLPRLRAL from the coding sequence ATGGGCATCCGACTCGGTTACAAGGCGTCGGCCGAGCAGTTCGGTCCGAACGATCTCATCCGGTTCTCCGTGACCGCGGAGGAACAGGGCTTCGACTCGGTCTTCATCTCCGACCACCTGCAGCCCTGGCGGCACGACGGGGGACACGCACCGGCCGCCCTGCCGTGGCTCGGCGCGGTGGGGGCGCGGACCGAGCGGCTACTGCTGGGCACGTCGGTGCTGACGCCCACGTTCCGCTACCACCCGGCCGTCATCGCCCAGGCGTTCGCCACCCTCGGACTGCTGTACCCCGAGCGGGTCATCCTGGGCGTCGGCTCGGGGGAGTCCCTCAACGAGGTCGCGCTGGGCCTGGAGTGGCCGGACGGCAAGGAACGCTTCGCCCGCCTCAAGGAGGCGGTGACGCTCATCAAGAAGTTGTGGACCGAGGACCGGGTGACCTTCGACGGCACCTTCTACTCGACCGACAAGGCCACCATCTACGACAAGCCCACCCAGCCGGTACCGCTGTACATCGGGGCCTCCGGTCCGGCCGCCACCCGGTTGGCCGGCCGTGTCGCCGACGGGTTCATCACCACCTCCGGCAAGGCCCCCGAGCTGTACTCCGAAACCCTGCTCCCGGCGCTGGCCGAGGGCGCGGGCAAGATCGGGCGCACCCTGTCCGATCTCGACCTGCTCATCGAGATGAAGGTGTCGTTCGACCCGGACGCCGACCGGGCCTTGGCCGACACGGCCAACTGGGCCGCGCTGGCGCTGTCGCCCGAGCAGAAGAGCGGCGTCGAGGACCCGATCGAGATGCAGCGGCTGGCCGATGAGCTGCCGGTGGAAAAGGCTGCGTCCCGGTGGATCGTCTCCACTGACCCGGATGAGCACGTCGAGAAGATCCGGCGCTACCTCGATCTCGGCTTCACCCACCTGGTCTTCCACGCCCCCGGAGAGGACCAGGAGCGGTTCCTGCGGCTCTACGGCGAGCACGTGCTGCCGCGGCTGCGGGCACTCTGA
- a CDS encoding FtsB family cell division protein gives MSSEKPTSGASDGARRTGRSGRPRRAARPRANRPGTAPTTAATGLARRSGRGVSGPAKPAGRTLLPRSRLTRQITALGLVLCAVALSLAFPLRSYLQQRQILSAAQETEQTLEQQKTDLVARREALLDPDYVTAEARRRLQYVKPGDTVFVVHAPALDPTDAGSGTAAPPSGPWYGDLWATLSEPS, from the coding sequence ATGAGCTCCGAAAAGCCCACCTCCGGGGCGTCCGACGGGGCGCGGCGGACCGGCCGTTCGGGTCGACCCCGGCGCGCGGCGCGACCCCGCGCGAACCGCCCGGGCACCGCGCCGACCACCGCCGCCACGGGACTGGCCCGGCGCAGCGGACGCGGGGTCTCCGGACCGGCCAAGCCCGCCGGTCGCACGCTGCTGCCCCGCTCCCGGCTCACCCGGCAGATCACCGCACTCGGGCTCGTGCTGTGCGCGGTCGCGCTCTCGCTGGCCTTCCCGCTGCGCAGTTACCTGCAGCAGCGGCAGATCCTGTCGGCGGCCCAGGAGACCGAGCAGACGCTCGAGCAGCAGAAGACCGATCTGGTGGCGCGTCGGGAAGCGCTGCTCGATCCCGACTATGTGACCGCCGAGGCGCGTCGCCGGCTGCAGTACGTCAAGCCCGGCGACACCGTCTTCGTGGTGCACGCCCCCGCGCTCGATCCCACCGACGCCGGCTCCGGCACCGCGGCCCCGCCGTCGGGGCCCTGGTACGGCGACCTGTGGGCGACTCTGTCCGAACCCTCCTGA